The genomic window CTTCAATAATTGCATCATATTTTTCCATTCCACGCTCTCTTAATTGATTGATAAGGTCAATCAATACAATGGCGTTGTTCACTACAATTCCCGCAAGAAGTATCAATCCGATAAATACCACAACACTTATGGTTGTTCCAGTAACAAACAAGGCCAGTATAGCTCCTACCAGTGCCAGGGGTATAGTAAACAGGATGATAAAGGGGTGTAGTAAGGATTCGAACTGTGAAGCCATTACCAGATATACAAGGAAAATAGCTAGTGAAAGAGCGAATAGAAGTGAACGGAAAGAGTCAGACATTTCTTCGTTCTGACCAGCTACCCTAGCGAAAATTCCTGTAGGTTTAGCTGTTTCGTTAATAATAGTCTGTACTTCTTCCGCAGCTTCACCAAGATCACCGTAATTCAGGTTTGCAGAAATAACTGCTACTCGTTGCTGAGAAGCTCGGCGTATTTCTCCTGGTCCATTAGCAATGCGAACATTTGCTATTGCACTAAGAGGAATAGGACGCTCACTTCCAGGGTTTACAATGATTTGCTGGATTTCTTCTGCTGAAGACCGATCTTGTTCACGTGCACGAACTAATACATCAATTTTACGGTCTCTCCAGGAATATCGGGTAGCAACATCACCTCGTACGTTGCTTACAACCCGATCAGCTACTTCATGAACCTGTAGACCTAATGCTGCAGCACGATCACGATCGAAAAGAATTTGAATTTCAGGACTTCCGATCTCCATGGAGTTTTTAACATCAGCAAAACGCCCGTTAGCTTCCATTTGGCGGGTAATCTCATCACTAACTTTTTTTAGATTTTCGAGATCAAACCCACTCACCTCAACTTCAACAGGGGTGGAGAAAGTAAATAATGAAGGCCTAGCGAATTTGTACTGGAGTCCGGGAACCTGGGCTAATGACTGGCGCATAGAGCTCATAGTTCGTTCCTCATCAGAAGCAGATGCTCTGGAAGCTAACATAACATTAAGCTCGCCCCAATTCTCACCACCTTCGTCTGGATTTGCATCAATTCTGTTACCAGTTCCTGCTACAGCAAAGGTAGAACGTACTCCTGAACGGTTTCTGGTTACATCTTGAACGGCTCGTAATGCTTCATCGGTTTCTTCGATGGGGGTTCCCGGAGGTAATTTAAATTCTACCGAGAATTCACCCTGAGACATTTGTGGAATCAACTCGATTCCTATTTTTGGAACCAGGGCAATAGCACCGACAAAAGAACCAATAGCGATAAGGATTACCAGGAATCGAGCTTTCATTGCTCCAAGAAGTAAGCCATGGTACGCTTTTTCTATTCCGCCATAAGCTTTATCAAATAAGAAAAGTGGAATGGCAAAAAGCTTTGAGAATACCCATGCAACACCAGCAATTATATATCGCAAGATCTTGGTGATAAATGCAGGAATGGTGTAGAAGAAGAATAAGCGTATGGCTCTAAGCACTCTTCCAAATCCTGTCCGTGGTTCTTTTAAGGTAAGAGGAGCATGCTCTTTCTTTTGTGAACTAAGAGAAGACATCATCGGAATCAAAGTAACTGCTACTACAAGTGAAGCAAGAAGTGAGAAGGTTACTGTTAACGCCTGGTCACGGAAAAGCTGCCCCGCAATTCCATCAACAAATACAAGCGGAAAGAATACAGCAACCGTTGTAAGGGTAGAGGCGATAACTGCCGTGCCTACTTCACCTGCTCCATCCTGAGCAGCTTTGAGGACACTTTTGCCCATGCTCCGGTGTCGTGCAATATTCTCCAGTACCACAATGGAGTTATCTACCAACATTCCAATCCCAAGGGCAATACCACCTAAACTCATAATGTTTAGAGTAATATCATTGCCATACATCAGGTTAAAGGTTGCGATGATCGATACCGGAATTGAGATAGATATAATTACCGTACTCCAGAAATCCCTCAAAAAGAAAAAGAGAACTAATACGGCAAGAATACCACCGATAATACCTGCGTTTCGAACTTCACTTACCGCAGAAGCAATAAAAATGGATTGGTCATATACTTTTTCAAGTTTCATTCCGTCGGGTAGCATTTCTTGAATTCTACCCATTCTCTGGTCTACTAATTCGGCAACAGCTACGGTATTTCCATCTCCTTCTTTATAGATGGCTACCTCTACTGCTTCCATTCCATTTAAGCGAGTGATGGCCTCACGTTCTTTATAGGCCTGGGTTACATCAGCTACATCTTTCAGGTAGATCGTGTTGTCATTTGCAGTGGAGACAATCACATTTCGAATCTGTTCGATGCTTTGGAATTCGTTAAGCGTTCTAACCAGGTATTGCTGTGTACCTTCCTCAAGGCGACCACCAGAAAGATTGATATTCTCCGCACCAAGGACTGAACTCACTGTTTCGATTGGGATATTAAGATAGGATAGACGTTGCTGGTCGATATTAACCTGTATTTCTTCCTCAAGCCCCCCACTAATTTTTACAGAAGCTACACCGACTGTGGATTCAAGGCTCTTCTTTAAAAGCTCTTCTCCAATAATCCGAAGCTGTTTTAATTCAGTAATTGCATCAGGGTTATTGATATCCTGATAGGATGCAAAATCTACGGAAGCACCTTCTTCTGATGAGGTTTCAGCTTCAGTTTCATCAAAGTAAAGGGCGTAACGCATTACAGGATCCAGCGAAGGGTCAAAGCGTAAAGTGACCGGTTTACTTGCCTGAAGCGGAAGCTGAATAGCATCAAGCTTACTTATCACATCCAGGTTAGCGAAATCCATTTCAGTACCCCACACGAACTCCAATACAACATCAGATTGTCCGGTTCTGGATACAGAACGAACCTTTTTAACTCCCTTAACCACACCTACTGCTTCTTCAATAGGTTTGGTAATCAGGTTTTCAATTTCGATAGGTGCAGCACCTTCAAATTCGGTGCGAATTGTTAATGTAGGATAGCTAAGATCAGGCAGAAGATTGACATTCAGTCTACCTAATGAAACCACCCCAAACAAAAGGATTGCAACCGTGAACATACTAATGGTTACTTTCCTTTTGATGGAAAAATCAATCAGTTTCATAGTATATGCCCCTTAAGAATTAAAGTCGGATGATATTTACGCGGGTGCTGTCAGTTAAGCTTCCCTGTCCGGTAGTTACTACCATTTCGCCGTCATCCAATCCTGCTACTACTTCGATTGTAGAACCATTTACATAGCCTGTTTGAATAATTTTTCGGAAGGCAAGGGAATCTTTGATTACAAACACAGACTGGATTTCATCTTCAGACATGATCGCTGCTTTAGGAATCATCTTGGTATTCATCCGTGTATCGTATACGATCTTTACACGACCGAACATGCCTGGTCTAAGCATATCCTGATTATCATCCAGATAAACAGTTACTTTAAAAGTACCCGTTTGAGGGTCGATGATAGGACTAATTCTTTCTACTCGACCTGTAAATAGCTGTCCTGGAATAGCATCAGCGATCATCTCAGCTCTTTGTCCCGCCTTTATTTTAGCGCGTTCATGTTCAGGGATAAACAAATTAGCCTGAATAGGATCAAAATCAGTTACACGGAATGCCTGCTGATCGGTACCAATCATATTGCCAACTTTTATAAATCGCTCTGAGATAACACCATTAATTGGGCTTTTTATATTAGTGTGTTCGTAATTTAGCTCGGCAAGATCGTAAGCTGCTTTTTGTGATTCATATTCGTAACGGGAGTTTTCATAAATTTCCGCAGCAAGTAAATCTCTGTCGAACAATTCCTTGTTTCGTTGGTAATCATTGTAGAGTCGATCCAGGGTAGCTTTAGCTCTTTCACTTTCAATCCTGTATTGATCATCTTCGATCTTAGCAATGACTTGACCAGCTCTTACATAGTCACCCTCCTCGACCATAAGCTCTTGTACAAGTCCTCTTACTTTTGCTACGATAGTGGCTTCTTCCACAGCTTCGAGAGTAGCGGTATTGGAGTAGTAAGCTGAAATATCTCCTCTTGTAACATCATTTACTTCCACTGGGATAGCCAGAGTGGAATCGGCATC from Balneola sp. includes these protein-coding regions:
- a CDS encoding efflux RND transporter permease subunit, producing MKLIDFSIKRKVTISMFTVAILLFGVVSLGRLNVNLLPDLSYPTLTIRTEFEGAAPIEIENLITKPIEEAVGVVKGVKKVRSVSRTGQSDVVLEFVWGTEMDFANLDVISKLDAIQLPLQASKPVTLRFDPSLDPVMRYALYFDETEAETSSEEGASVDFASYQDINNPDAITELKQLRIIGEELLKKSLESTVGVASVKISGGLEEEIQVNIDQQRLSYLNIPIETVSSVLGAENINLSGGRLEEGTQQYLVRTLNEFQSIEQIRNVIVSTANDNTIYLKDVADVTQAYKEREAITRLNGMEAVEVAIYKEGDGNTVAVAELVDQRMGRIQEMLPDGMKLEKVYDQSIFIASAVSEVRNAGIIGGILAVLVLFFFLRDFWSTVIISISIPVSIIATFNLMYGNDITLNIMSLGGIALGIGMLVDNSIVVLENIARHRSMGKSVLKAAQDGAGEVGTAVIASTLTTVAVFFPLVFVDGIAGQLFRDQALTVTFSLLASLVVAVTLIPMMSSLSSQKKEHAPLTLKEPRTGFGRVLRAIRLFFFYTIPAFITKILRYIIAGVAWVFSKLFAIPLFLFDKAYGGIEKAYHGLLLGAMKARFLVILIAIGSFVGAIALVPKIGIELIPQMSQGEFSVEFKLPPGTPIEETDEALRAVQDVTRNRSGVRSTFAVAGTGNRIDANPDEGGENWGELNVMLASRASASDEERTMSSMRQSLAQVPGLQYKFARPSLFTFSTPVEVEVSGFDLENLKKVSDEITRQMEANGRFADVKNSMEIGSPEIQILFDRDRAAALGLQVHEVADRVVSNVRGDVATRYSWRDRKIDVLVRAREQDRSSAEEIQQIIVNPGSERPIPLSAIANVRIANGPGEIRRASQQRVAVISANLNYGDLGEAAEEVQTIINETAKPTGIFARVAGQNEEMSDSFRSLLFALSLAIFLVYLVMASQFESLLHPFIILFTIPLALVGAILALFVTGTTISVVVFIGLILLAGIVVNNAIVLIDLINQLRERGMEKYDAIIEGAKSRLRPILMTTLTTTLGLLPLAIGFGDGAELRAPMGITVIGGLLVSTLLTLVVIPVMYSIMDHKRYDVETETVEAES
- a CDS encoding efflux RND transporter periplasmic adaptor subunit — translated: MKTKRFGHFLVASAVTIFTLQACSNGGDQNNNNNNNENDADSTLAIPVEVNDVTRGDISAYYSNTATLEAVEEATIVAKVRGLVQELMVEEGDYVRAGQVIAKIEDDQYRIESERAKATLDRLYNDYQRNKELFDRDLLAAEIYENSRYEYESQKAAYDLAELNYEHTNIKSPINGVISERFIKVGNMIGTDQQAFRVTDFDPIQANLFIPEHERAKIKAGQRAEMIADAIPGQLFTGRVERISPIIDPQTGTFKVTVYLDDNQDMLRPGMFGRVKIVYDTRMNTKMIPKAAIMSEDEIQSVFVIKDSLAFRKIIQTGYVNGSTIEVVAGLDDGEMVVTTGQGSLTDSTRVNIIRL